One segment of Phragmites australis chromosome 13, lpPhrAust1.1, whole genome shotgun sequence DNA contains the following:
- the LOC133888461 gene encoding uncharacterized protein LOC133888461, protein MATEGSGGSGGGEQAAFEARVKRLFGSHLFDAVPGSSFPAASWSVAAGDVERQRWAKPSEARDEEEERAGAADRADTPCASAFYDANGCLRGRRRRPRQDFEGDLDDPGDEEVEEEEAGEEEEERRKAVAEDDEEGIRVSIDLDPTLDREEEEDKYDREAFGREHAADRVYMKDIMDDGINMSINSIVPDLLDDSIEEVYRFSKDPRADIRAASARLREDNDSSKDGDSHYPSQAKEFPTVEMQAKKAKEDMNVKPILKRKEEQGDSKPRKRVRFDASVKDPESEIFEHDEDSPMVPQSMDFVTEKANTSAPSESPGVPDYVRNPSKYIRYTLDAPEGNDESNRRALADLHDLLGRSDPNKVQPEAPVEIPSSVTFIPRKKSVDAMVVDEGPKTSDSNSSLIGMVAGGSDETDQCEMDEDDSNVSSLPQIHTNSKTNSRRYRANRTDDDE, encoded by the exons ATGGCGACCGAGGGCAGCGGGGGCAGCGGGGGCGGCGAACAGGCCGCGTTCGAGGCGCGGGTGAAGCGGCTGTTCGGGTCGCACCTCTTCGACGCCGTCCCGGGCTCCTCCTTCCCGGCGGCCTCGTGGTCCGTCGCCGCGGGTGACGTCGAGCGCCAGCGCTGGGCGAAGCCCTCCGAGGCtcgcgacgaggaggaggagcgcgccGGCGCGGCGGACCGCGCCGACACGCCATGCGCCTCCGCGTTCTACGACGCCAACGGGTGCCTCCGCGGCCGGAGGCGCCGGCCCAGGCAGGACTTTGAGGGCGACCTGGATGATCCTGGggacgaggaggtggaggaggaggaggccggggaagaggaggaagagaggcgGAAGGCGGTGGCGGAGGACGATGAGGAGGGGATTAGGGTTTCCATCGACCTCGACCCGACTCTGGATCGGGAG gaagaggaggacaagtATGATAGAGAGGCCTTTGGTAGAGAACATGCTGCAGACCGTGTGTACATGAAGGATATAATGGATGATGGCATAAACATGAGCATCAACAGCATAGTTCCTGACCTCCTTGATGATTCAATCGAAGAGGTGTACCGCTTCTCGAAGGATCCTCGTGCAGATATCAGGGCAGCATCTGCAAGACTCAGAGAAGACAATGATTCTTCTAAAGATGGTGACTCTCACTATCCCTCTCAAGCCAAGGAGTTTCCTACTGTTGAAATGCAGGCTAAGAAAGCTAAGGAGGATATGAACGTAAAGCCTATactgaagaggaaggaggagcaaggcGATTCAAAACCAAGGAAACGTGTCAGGTTCGATGCTAGTGTTAAGGACCCAGAGTCAGAGATTTTTGAACACGATGAAGATTCTCCTATGGTTCCTCAATCCATGGATTTTGTTACAGAAAAGGCAAACACATCCGCTCCATCTGAATCTCCTGGGGTTCCTGACTATGTTAGGAACCCTTCGAAGTACATACGTTACACCCTGGATGCACCAGAGGGCAATGATGAATCTAACAGGAGAGCTCTTGCAGACCTGCATGATCTGTTAGGGAGATCAGATCCCAACAAGGTGCAGCCTGAGGCGCCTGTTGAGATTCCAAGTTCAGTCACGTTCATTCCTCGCAAGAAGTCAGTTGATGCCATGGTGGTGGATGAGGGTCCAAAAACTAGTGATTCAAACTCATCTCTAATTGGTATGGTGGCAGGAGGTTCTGATGAAACTGATCAATGCgagatggatgaagatgacagTAATGTATCGTCACTACCACAGATTCATACAAACTCAAAGACAAACTCCCGTCGTTACAGGGCAAATAGAACTGATGATGATGAGTGA
- the LOC133888462 gene encoding trihelix transcription factor ASR3-like isoform X1, translated as MSNAGGGGTGRGPRLPRWTRQEILVLIEGKRVVERSGSGRGRGRGRARGGGEGGGTAGAEPTKWAAVAEYCRRHGVDRGPVQCRKRWSNLAGDYKKIREWERSYPVKKEASFWAMRNDARRERRLPGFFDREVYDILEGRGAGGNAAAAARAEVEDVEVKDRVKTVSEPDSGRGEVAGEGGLFSSSSEDDDDEDDEATTPAPMPTLAPAAVAVPISEDELSRCFFAANAASWWFHEKTTEAPRQETSEQGGTSKGKRQEQITGDSPVQCGQKRQRSSDDISGRAGADLQGQLIEILDQSSRMVAAQLEAQNINSRLDREQRKDQVSSLLGVLGKVADALYRIADKL; from the exons ATGTCTAACGCCGGTGGCGGGGGGACCGGGCGCGGGCCGCGGCTGCCGCGGTGGACGCGGCAGGAGATACTGGTGCTCATCGAGGGGAAGCGGGTGGTCGAGAGGAGCGggagcgggcgcgggcgcggccggGGGCGGGccaggggaggaggagaaggcggaggaACAGCGGGGGCGGAGCCGACCAAGTGGGCGGCCGTAGCGGAGTATTGCCGGCGGCACGGCGTGGACCGCGGGCCCGTGCAGTGCCGGAAGCGGTGGAGCAACCTCGCCGGGGACTACAAGAAGATCAGGGAGTGGGAGCGCAGCTACCCGGTGAAGAAAGAGGCGTCGTTCTGGGCCATGCGCAACGACGCGCGCCGGGAGAGGCGGCTTCCGGGGTTCTTCGACCGGGAGGTCTACGACATACTGGAGGGCCGCGGCGCAGGCGGTaatgcggcggcagcggcgcgcgCGGAGGTGGAGGACGTGGAGGTCAAGGACAGGGTGAAGACTGTGTCCGAGCCCGACAGTGGCCGTGGGGAGGTGGCCGGCGAGGGTGGGCTGTTCTCATCGTCAtccgaggatgatgatgatgaagacgatgaaGCGACCACGCCCGCTCCGATGCCAACGCTGGCGCCGGCGGCTGTGGCCGTGCCCATCTCCG AAGACGAATTGAGCCGCTGCTTCTTTGCTGCGAACGCTGCTTCTTGGTGGTTTCATG AGAAGACGACGGAGGCGCCCAGGCAAGAGACTTCTGAGCAAG GAGGCACGTCAAAAGGCAAGCGGCAGGAGCAAATTACAGGGGACTCACCAGTGCAGTGCGGACAGAAGAGGCAACGCAGCAGTGATGACATCTCTGGAAGAGCCGGCGCTGACCTGCAAGGCCAGCTGATCGAGATCCTGGACCAGAGCAGCCGGATGGTGGCGGCGCAGCTGGAGGCGCAGAACATCAACAGCCGACTGGACAGGGAGCAGAGGAAGGACCAAGTAAGCAGCTTGCTTGGTGTGCTTGGCAAGGTGGCTGATGCCCTGTACAGAATTGCTGATAAGCTGTAG
- the LOC133888462 gene encoding trihelix transcription factor ASR3-like isoform X2, whose product MSNAGGGGTGRGPRLPRWTRQEILVLIEGKRVVERSGSGRGRGRGRARGGGEGGGTAGAEPTKWAAVAEYCRRHGVDRGPVQCRKRWSNLAGDYKKIREWERSYPVKKEASFWAMRNDARRERRLPGFFDREVYDILEGRGAGGNAAAAARAEVEDVEVKDRVKTVSEPDSGRGEVAGEGGLFSSSSEDDDDEDDEATTPAPMPTLAPAAVAVPISEKTTEAPRQETSEQGGTSKGKRQEQITGDSPVQCGQKRQRSSDDISGRAGADLQGQLIEILDQSSRMVAAQLEAQNINSRLDREQRKDQVSSLLGVLGKVADALYRIADKL is encoded by the exons ATGTCTAACGCCGGTGGCGGGGGGACCGGGCGCGGGCCGCGGCTGCCGCGGTGGACGCGGCAGGAGATACTGGTGCTCATCGAGGGGAAGCGGGTGGTCGAGAGGAGCGggagcgggcgcgggcgcggccggGGGCGGGccaggggaggaggagaaggcggaggaACAGCGGGGGCGGAGCCGACCAAGTGGGCGGCCGTAGCGGAGTATTGCCGGCGGCACGGCGTGGACCGCGGGCCCGTGCAGTGCCGGAAGCGGTGGAGCAACCTCGCCGGGGACTACAAGAAGATCAGGGAGTGGGAGCGCAGCTACCCGGTGAAGAAAGAGGCGTCGTTCTGGGCCATGCGCAACGACGCGCGCCGGGAGAGGCGGCTTCCGGGGTTCTTCGACCGGGAGGTCTACGACATACTGGAGGGCCGCGGCGCAGGCGGTaatgcggcggcagcggcgcgcgCGGAGGTGGAGGACGTGGAGGTCAAGGACAGGGTGAAGACTGTGTCCGAGCCCGACAGTGGCCGTGGGGAGGTGGCCGGCGAGGGTGGGCTGTTCTCATCGTCAtccgaggatgatgatgatgaagacgatgaaGCGACCACGCCCGCTCCGATGCCAACGCTGGCGCCGGCGGCTGTGGCCGTGCCCATCTCCG AGAAGACGACGGAGGCGCCCAGGCAAGAGACTTCTGAGCAAG GAGGCACGTCAAAAGGCAAGCGGCAGGAGCAAATTACAGGGGACTCACCAGTGCAGTGCGGACAGAAGAGGCAACGCAGCAGTGATGACATCTCTGGAAGAGCCGGCGCTGACCTGCAAGGCCAGCTGATCGAGATCCTGGACCAGAGCAGCCGGATGGTGGCGGCGCAGCTGGAGGCGCAGAACATCAACAGCCGACTGGACAGGGAGCAGAGGAAGGACCAAGTAAGCAGCTTGCTTGGTGTGCTTGGCAAGGTGGCTGATGCCCTGTACAGAATTGCTGATAAGCTGTAG